The following are encoded together in the Desulfovibrio aminophilus genome:
- a CDS encoding DedA family protein: MDILLQYVDFILHVDRHLGGLFEHYGAWIYLILAAIVFCETGLVVTPFLPGDSLLFAVGALGGAGLIDPWLAFVLLMVAAICGDNVNYWLGRKVGPAVFVRETSRLLNKKHLFHAQAFYEHHGGKTIIIARFVPIVRTFAPFVAGIGRMRYRRFLAYSLGGGMLWTGSFIALGAFFGNLPVVRENFGLAVIAIIIISVLPAIFEFLRARGRAKKA; encoded by the coding sequence GTGGACATCCTGCTCCAATACGTGGATTTCATCCTGCACGTGGACCGTCATCTCGGCGGCCTGTTCGAGCACTACGGCGCCTGGATCTACCTCATCCTCGCGGCCATCGTCTTCTGCGAGACGGGCCTCGTGGTCACGCCCTTCCTGCCCGGCGACTCCCTGCTCTTCGCCGTGGGGGCCCTGGGAGGGGCCGGGCTCATCGACCCCTGGCTGGCCTTCGTCCTGCTCATGGTCGCGGCCATCTGCGGGGACAACGTGAACTACTGGCTGGGGCGCAAGGTCGGCCCGGCCGTCTTCGTGCGCGAGACATCGCGGCTGCTGAACAAGAAGCACCTCTTCCACGCCCAGGCGTTCTACGAACACCACGGCGGCAAGACCATCATCATCGCCCGCTTCGTGCCGATCGTCCGCACCTTCGCGCCCTTCGTGGCCGGGATCGGACGCATGCGCTACCGCCGCTTCCTGGCCTACAGCCTGGGCGGCGGCATGCTCTGGACCGGCTCGTTCATCGCGCTCGGCGCCTTCTTCGGCAACCTCCCGGTGGTGCGCGAGAACTTCGGCCTGGCTGTCATCGCCATCATCATCATCTCGGTCCTGCCCGCGATATTCGAATTCCTGCGGGCCCGCGGCCGCGCGAAAAAGGCATGA
- a CDS encoding queuosine precursor transporter, translating to MNDATTASASKTNATFGTIAVWVISTYAGAQLISNVASLKIGLVAGYAVDMGTFLYPITFTLRDLVHKVLGRSGARAVILAAGALNLFMALYLMWITAVPGDPQWGLNEQFSAVLTPVWRLVAASILAQVVSELTDTEVYHWFVVRVTRRFHWLRVLLSNSVSIPVDNVIFAVGAFGFTLPWSVVGEIFLFNLVIKYGVTLVSLPFIYFVRERRNGEGPAD from the coding sequence ATGAACGACGCAACCACCGCCTCCGCCTCCAAGACGAACGCCACCTTCGGAACCATCGCCGTCTGGGTGATCTCGACCTATGCCGGGGCCCAGCTCATCTCCAACGTGGCCAGCCTGAAGATCGGCCTGGTGGCCGGCTACGCCGTGGACATGGGCACCTTCCTCTATCCCATCACCTTCACCCTGCGCGACTTGGTGCACAAGGTTCTGGGCCGTTCCGGGGCCCGGGCCGTGATCCTGGCGGCCGGAGCCCTGAACCTGTTCATGGCCCTCTACCTCATGTGGATCACCGCCGTGCCCGGCGACCCGCAGTGGGGCCTCAACGAACAGTTCAGCGCCGTGCTCACCCCGGTCTGGCGGCTGGTGGCGGCCTCCATCCTGGCCCAGGTGGTCAGCGAGCTCACCGACACCGAGGTCTACCACTGGTTCGTGGTCCGCGTGACCCGGCGGTTCCACTGGCTGCGCGTGCTCCTGAGCAACTCCGTGAGCATCCCGGTGGACAACGTGATCTTCGCCGTGGGGGCCTTCGGCTTCACCCTGCCCTGGTCCGTGGTGGGCGAAATCTTCCTCTTCAACCTGGTGATCAAGTACGGCGTGACCTTGGTGAGCCTGCCCTTCATCTACTTCGTGCGGGAGCGCCGCAACGGCGAGGGCCCGGCGGACTGA
- the qrcD gene encoding menaquinone reductase integral membrane subunit QrcD gives MDSKLFPEGIERCSLGKFLAWLAFISLGLAWGAYAAGIIFWKGIGVTGLDNYFGFGLWITFDLAVIALGAGAFFTGFLKYILKIDQLKNIINLTVIVGFICYSGAMLVLTLDIGQPIRAWFGYWHPNVHSMLTEVIFCITCYCLVLVIEYLPLILEQKQLNKIPFLHHLAHQMHVHMALFAGIGTFLSTFHQGSLGGMYGVLFGRPYAFREGFFIWPWTFFLFVLSAVGSGPVFTVLVCTFMEKLTGRKLVDFKVKALMGKIAGTMLTVYMFFKLLDTWAWAVDVLPRMGLTFDQMFWGTVYGKWMLWTELFICGVIPAIMLITPAIRNRPALLYLAGILDCLGIVINRYVFTVQTIALPVMPFDKWYVYVPNWAEWAPSVMIIAYGFLVMSLSYRYLPVFPQEKALNAK, from the coding sequence ATGGACAGCAAACTCTTTCCCGAGGGAATCGAGCGCTGCTCGCTCGGAAAGTTCCTGGCCTGGCTGGCCTTCATCAGCCTGGGCCTGGCCTGGGGCGCCTACGCGGCCGGAATCATCTTCTGGAAGGGCATCGGCGTCACCGGCCTGGACAACTACTTCGGATTCGGCCTGTGGATCACCTTCGACCTGGCGGTCATCGCCCTGGGCGCGGGTGCGTTCTTCACCGGCTTCCTGAAGTACATCCTGAAGATCGACCAGTTGAAGAACATCATCAACCTGACGGTCATCGTCGGCTTCATCTGCTACTCGGGCGCCATGCTCGTCCTGACGCTCGACATCGGCCAGCCGATCCGGGCCTGGTTCGGCTATTGGCACCCGAACGTCCACTCCATGCTCACGGAAGTGATCTTCTGCATCACCTGTTACTGCCTGGTGCTCGTGATCGAGTACCTGCCGCTCATCCTTGAGCAGAAGCAGCTGAACAAGATTCCCTTCCTGCACCATCTGGCCCACCAGATGCATGTGCACATGGCCCTGTTCGCGGGCATCGGCACCTTCCTGTCCACCTTCCACCAGGGCTCCCTGGGCGGCATGTACGGCGTGCTCTTCGGCCGTCCGTACGCCTTCCGCGAGGGCTTCTTCATCTGGCCCTGGACCTTCTTCCTGTTCGTGCTCTCCGCCGTCGGCTCCGGCCCGGTGTTCACCGTGCTGGTCTGCACGTTCATGGAGAAGCTCACCGGCCGCAAGCTGGTGGACTTCAAGGTCAAGGCCCTCATGGGCAAGATCGCGGGCACCATGCTCACGGTGTACATGTTCTTCAAGCTCCTGGACACCTGGGCCTGGGCCGTGGACGTCCTGCCCCGCATGGGCCTGACCTTCGACCAGATGTTCTGGGGCACCGTGTACGGCAAATGGATGCTCTGGACCGAGCTGTTCATCTGCGGCGTGATCCCGGCCATCATGCTCATCACCCCGGCCATCAGGAACCGCCCGGCGCTGCTGTACCTCGCGGGCATCCTGGACTGCCTCGGCATCGTCATCAACCGCTACGTGTTCACCGTGCAGACCATCGCCCTGCCGGTGATGCCCTTCGACAAGTGGTACGTGTACGTGCCGAACTGGGCGGAGTGGGCTCCCAGCGTCATGATCATCGCCTACGGCTTCCTGGTCATGAGCCTGTCGTACCGCTACCTGCCGGTCTTCCCGCAGGAGAAGGCGCTCAACGCCAAGTAG
- the qrcC gene encoding menaquinone reductase iron-sulfur cluster-binding subunit QrcC: MSGHATKEFKVRWGMVIDVDKCTGCGACMVACQVENNIAPATPEMDAWAGVTHDASNKLRTLTWMLVYEINNKKAFPEYEAAYMPRPCMQCASPACVPVCPVVATDKNEEGGIVSQVYPRCIGCRYCMAACPYHARYFNWFDPTWPTGMDKGLSPSTSVRPRGVVEKCNFCHTRFQQAKDKARQDGGDPNNLPDGAYVTACAEVCPTGAIVFGDLNNPEHKVHALAHSKYAFRLLEKLGLGPQVYYYSKREWVHRLGDNYLPNEKKA; this comes from the coding sequence ATGAGCGGACACGCGACTAAGGAATTCAAAGTCAGATGGGGCATGGTCATCGATGTGGACAAGTGCACCGGCTGCGGTGCCTGCATGGTGGCCTGCCAGGTTGAGAACAACATCGCTCCGGCCACGCCGGAGATGGACGCCTGGGCCGGCGTGACGCACGACGCCTCCAACAAGCTGCGCACGCTGACCTGGATGCTCGTGTACGAGATCAACAACAAGAAGGCCTTCCCGGAATACGAGGCGGCCTACATGCCCCGCCCCTGCATGCAGTGCGCCAGCCCGGCCTGCGTGCCGGTCTGCCCGGTCGTGGCCACGGACAAGAACGAGGAAGGCGGCATCGTGAGCCAGGTGTACCCGCGCTGCATCGGCTGCCGGTACTGCATGGCCGCCTGCCCCTACCACGCCCGCTACTTCAACTGGTTCGACCCGACCTGGCCCACCGGCATGGACAAGGGGCTGTCGCCCAGCACGTCCGTCCGTCCGCGCGGCGTGGTGGAGAAGTGCAACTTCTGCCACACGCGCTTCCAGCAGGCCAAGGACAAGGCCCGGCAGGATGGCGGCGATCCGAACAATCTGCCCGACGGCGCCTACGTCACGGCTTGCGCCGAGGTCTGCCCCACCGGGGCCATCGTCTTCGGGGACCTGAACAACCCCGAGCACAAGGTGCATGCGCTGGCGCACAGCAAGTACGCTTTCCGCCTGCTGGAGAAGCTGGGCCTGGGACCGCAGGTCTACTACTACAGCAAGCGCGAATGGGTGCATCGCCTGGGCGACAACTATCTGCCCAACGAAAAGAAAGCATAG
- the qrcB gene encoding menaquinone reductase molybdopterin-binding-like subunit QrcB has product MGLDRRAFIKFVVGGAAGTLFTPIPWKLADDASIWSQNWSWIPRLKYGALTADATYSKLCPAGCAVKVKKVAGIAYGVEGNSANELSKGGVCPLCATGSQMLRSPSRVAGPMKKDGDKFKPISWDEAEALLAEKLKGLKGQDGKVAAISGDLSGTANEVLSGFLAGLGSKSYFYMPADQTAMAKTWNGVMGGSGQIGYDLEEADLILCIGADIMDAFGPVVRNQKAFAAKRPMEGDKALTLVYAGPVRNRTAAVADKWVAVRPDGAAAFAMGLVNLLAKSGKSASLGGFSEFADLAAKFGPEAVEKLAGVNAEALKDVAKALFTAKNPVVVVGTEPGQGAGVALNAAGVALNAMLGSLTVLPEFPKAVASAPDRAGLLAKDLVGWLNAVDAGKAPAPEVLFVYEANPAYALPQAANMAKALRKAGTLVAFSTFMDETAALADLVLPAPHPFERLDDAQNPYGLGKATYALATAVVAPEKDCKGTPDFILGLSGKLGVDLGFGAFEDVLKAKVSAIGADWDALAGGAAYVSDKKGSAQASLDAGALSKALAGIKGEGLVLVAQAHLNIGTGKLATPPHNLPTIRDTELYGKDVFVQMCSATAKSLGVSEGSKVKLAAGGADISARVSLYEGVMPGVVAAPLGLGRTAWDPYTKGKGDNVSKILAVSAEPGTGFSVWAGSAVSVAKM; this is encoded by the coding sequence ATGGGTTTGGATCGCAGAGCATTCATAAAATTCGTCGTGGGCGGCGCGGCGGGCACCTTGTTTACGCCGATCCCGTGGAAACTGGCCGACGACGCCTCCATCTGGAGCCAGAACTGGTCCTGGATTCCGCGGCTGAAATACGGCGCGCTCACCGCCGACGCCACGTACAGCAAGCTGTGCCCCGCCGGTTGCGCCGTGAAGGTCAAGAAGGTCGCGGGCATCGCTTACGGCGTCGAGGGCAACTCCGCCAATGAGCTGAGCAAGGGCGGCGTCTGCCCCCTGTGCGCCACCGGCTCCCAGATGCTGCGCAGCCCCTCGCGGGTGGCCGGTCCCATGAAGAAGGACGGCGACAAGTTCAAGCCGATCTCCTGGGACGAGGCCGAGGCCCTGCTGGCTGAGAAGCTGAAGGGCCTCAAGGGCCAGGACGGCAAGGTCGCGGCCATCAGCGGCGACCTCTCCGGCACGGCCAACGAGGTTCTCTCCGGCTTCCTGGCCGGACTGGGCTCCAAGTCCTACTTCTATATGCCCGCCGACCAGACGGCCATGGCCAAGACCTGGAACGGCGTCATGGGCGGCTCGGGCCAGATCGGCTACGACCTGGAAGAGGCCGACCTGATCCTCTGCATCGGCGCCGACATCATGGACGCCTTCGGCCCCGTGGTGCGCAACCAGAAGGCCTTCGCCGCCAAGCGCCCCATGGAGGGCGACAAGGCCCTGACCCTGGTCTACGCCGGTCCGGTGCGCAACCGCACCGCCGCCGTGGCCGACAAGTGGGTGGCCGTGCGCCCCGACGGCGCGGCCGCCTTCGCCATGGGTCTGGTCAACCTGCTGGCCAAGTCCGGCAAATCCGCCTCCCTGGGCGGTTTCTCCGAGTTCGCCGACCTGGCCGCCAAGTTCGGCCCCGAGGCCGTGGAGAAGCTGGCCGGCGTGAACGCCGAGGCGCTCAAGGACGTGGCCAAGGCCCTGTTCACGGCCAAGAACCCCGTGGTCGTGGTCGGCACCGAGCCCGGCCAGGGCGCGGGCGTGGCCCTGAACGCCGCGGGCGTGGCCCTGAACGCCATGCTCGGCTCCCTGACCGTCCTGCCGGAGTTCCCCAAGGCCGTGGCTTCGGCCCCGGACCGCGCGGGCCTGCTGGCCAAGGACCTCGTCGGCTGGCTGAACGCCGTGGACGCGGGCAAGGCCCCGGCCCCGGAAGTGCTCTTCGTCTACGAGGCCAACCCCGCATACGCCCTGCCTCAGGCCGCGAACATGGCCAAGGCCCTGCGCAAGGCCGGGACGCTGGTCGCCTTCAGCACCTTCATGGATGAGACCGCGGCCCTGGCCGACCTCGTCCTGCCCGCCCCGCATCCCTTCGAGCGCCTGGACGACGCCCAGAATCCCTACGGGTTGGGCAAGGCCACCTATGCGCTGGCCACCGCCGTGGTCGCTCCCGAGAAGGACTGCAAGGGCACGCCCGACTTCATCCTGGGCCTGTCCGGCAAGCTCGGCGTGGACCTGGGCTTCGGCGCCTTCGAGGACGTGCTCAAGGCCAAGGTTTCTGCCATCGGCGCCGATTGGGACGCCCTGGCCGGCGGCGCGGCCTACGTCTCCGACAAGAAGGGCTCGGCCCAGGCCTCCCTGGACGCCGGAGCGCTGTCCAAGGCCTTGGCCGGGATCAAGGGCGAGGGACTGGTGCTCGTCGCCCAGGCCCACCTGAACATCGGCACGGGCAAGCTGGCCACGCCGCCCCACAACCTGCCCACCATCCGCGACACCGAACTCTACGGCAAGGATGTCTTCGTCCAGATGTGCTCGGCCACGGCCAAGTCGCTGGGCGTCTCCGAAGGCTCCAAGGTGAAGCTCGCCGCCGGCGGCGCCGACATCTCGGCGCGCGTGTCCCTGTACGAGGGCGTCATGCCCGGCGTGGTGGCCGCCCCCCTGGGCCTGGGCCGCACGGCTTGGGATCCCTACACCAAGGGCAAGGGCGATAACGTCAGCAAAATCCTCGCCGTGAGCGCTGAACCGGGCACGGGTTTCTCCGTGTGGGCCGGCTCCGCCGTAAGCGTTGCGAAAATGTAG
- the qrcA gene encoding menaquinone reductase multiheme cytochrome c subunit QrcA — MEEKKTTKCGGGFLAFVLGFLLSVVAGWVVFPSLLYSELDQPIQFSHKIHTEDQGLTCDSCHFFREDGSYQGMPTNEQCSGCHSDVIGQTPDEAKYVQEYVQKNKEVPWRTYQYQPDNVLFSHKAHEPFECTECHLDVAKADKAPKYYENKLSGYSRDTMKMWQCERCHAENGVSNACHVCHK, encoded by the coding sequence ATGGAGGAGAAGAAAACTACCAAATGTGGCGGAGGATTCCTGGCGTTTGTCCTGGGATTCCTTCTCTCCGTGGTCGCCGGCTGGGTCGTGTTCCCGAGCTTGTTGTACAGTGAGCTCGATCAACCTATCCAATTCAGCCACAAGATCCACACCGAGGACCAGGGCCTCACCTGTGACAGCTGTCACTTCTTCCGGGAAGACGGCTCCTATCAGGGCATGCCCACCAACGAGCAGTGCAGCGGCTGCCACTCGGATGTGATCGGCCAGACGCCGGACGAGGCCAAGTACGTGCAGGAGTATGTCCAGAAGAACAAGGAAGTTCCCTGGCGGACCTATCAGTACCAGCCGGACAACGTCCTGTTCTCGCACAAGGCCCACGAGCCTTTCGAGTGCACGGAGTGCCACCTCGACGTGGCCAAGGCCGACAAGGCCCCGAAGTACTACGAGAACAAGCTCAGCGGCTACAGCAGGGACACCATGAAGATGTGGCAGTGCGAGCGCTGCCACGCCGAAAACGGCGTGAGCAACGCCTGCCACGTTTGCCACAAGTAA
- a CDS encoding mannose-1-phosphate guanylyltransferase/mannose-6-phosphate isomerase has translation MVVSDASPRPDAAAAFAESHAVILAGGSGSRLWPLSRSLFPKQLIALDGRRTLLQQTVERVMRLFAPERVWVVTNEEHVFEVRNQVRELDPRLEPQVLAEPLARNTLPAILLALDRVAAETDRVTVAVFPSDNVVHGHDAWVEALARAQELAREGRFVTFGVKPLKAETGYGYIARGEALGRGAFMVKAFVEKPPLHVAEVFLRDGEHYWNSGMFFFRVKDFLKAVARFQPDLWAWWLGRSETPLTAGYRNLPSLSVDYGVVEGIQNIAVVEAGFEWDDLGSWEAIYRLGDKDASGNVLQGDVLQLDCRGCLLVSTGGKLAAVGLTDAMVVQTRDATLAMPFRDAQRVKEVVGRLKEEGSSLVESHPTVRRPWGSYCVLEEGPRFKIKRIEVLPGARLSLQMHHHRSEHWVVVEGTAVVEVGGKETLLVENQSIDIPKTTSHRLSNPGKVPLEIIEIQSGPYLGEDDIVRFEDVYGRDALPESDR, from the coding sequence ATGGTCGTGTCCGATGCCTCCCCGCGGCCCGATGCGGCAGCCGCGTTCGCCGAAAGCCACGCCGTGATCCTGGCGGGCGGTTCGGGCTCCCGGCTCTGGCCGCTGTCCCGCAGCCTGTTCCCCAAGCAGCTCATCGCCCTGGATGGCCGGCGGACCCTGCTCCAGCAGACCGTGGAGCGGGTCATGCGCCTGTTCGCGCCGGAGCGCGTCTGGGTGGTCACCAACGAGGAGCACGTCTTCGAGGTGCGCAACCAGGTGCGCGAGCTGGACCCCCGCCTGGAGCCCCAGGTCTTGGCCGAGCCCCTGGCGCGCAACACCCTGCCCGCCATCCTGCTGGCCCTGGACCGGGTGGCGGCCGAGACCGACCGCGTGACCGTGGCCGTGTTTCCCTCGGACAACGTGGTCCACGGCCACGACGCCTGGGTTGAGGCCCTGGCCCGGGCCCAGGAGCTGGCCCGCGAGGGGCGTTTCGTCACCTTCGGCGTCAAGCCGCTCAAGGCCGAGACCGGATACGGCTACATCGCCCGGGGCGAGGCCCTGGGGCGCGGGGCCTTCATGGTCAAGGCCTTTGTGGAGAAGCCGCCGCTGCACGTGGCCGAGGTCTTCCTGCGCGACGGGGAGCACTACTGGAACAGCGGCATGTTCTTCTTCCGCGTCAAGGATTTCCTCAAGGCCGTGGCGCGCTTCCAGCCCGATCTCTGGGCCTGGTGGCTGGGCCGCTCCGAGACGCCGCTCACCGCCGGCTATCGGAACCTCCCGAGCCTGTCCGTGGACTACGGCGTGGTCGAGGGCATCCAGAACATCGCCGTGGTCGAGGCCGGATTCGAATGGGACGACCTGGGCAGCTGGGAGGCCATCTACCGCCTGGGGGACAAGGACGCCTCGGGCAACGTGCTCCAGGGCGACGTGCTCCAGCTGGACTGCCGGGGGTGTCTGCTGGTGAGCACCGGCGGCAAGCTCGCGGCCGTGGGCCTGACCGACGCCATGGTCGTGCAGACCCGCGACGCCACCCTGGCCATGCCGTTCCGCGACGCCCAGCGCGTCAAGGAGGTGGTCGGCAGGCTCAAGGAGGAGGGCAGCTCCCTGGTGGAGAGCCATCCCACCGTGCGCCGCCCCTGGGGCAGCTATTGCGTGCTGGAGGAGGGGCCGCGCTTCAAGATCAAGCGCATCGAGGTTCTTCCCGGCGCCCGTCTCTCTCTGCAGATGCACCATCACCGCAGCGAGCACTGGGTCGTGGTCGAGGGCACGGCCGTGGTGGAGGTGGGCGGCAAGGAGACGCTTCTGGTGGAAAATCAGTCCATCGATATTCCCAAGACCACGTCCCACCGGCTGAGCAATCCCGGCAAGGTTCCGCTTGAAATCATTGAAATTCAGAGCGGACCCTACTTGGGCGAGGATGACATCGTGCGGTTCGAGGACGTGTACGGACGGGACGCGCTGCCCGAGAGTGACAGGTAA
- the rfbC gene encoding dTDP-4-dehydrorhamnose 3,5-epimerase — MRVVPTEFPGLLLIEPRVFRDARGFFLETWSREAFRAAGLDVDFVQDNHGHSGVAGVLRGFHFQRPPKAQAKLVWVARGAVLDLALDLRRGSPTYGRVFRQELSSRNHLRLFLPRGFAHAYLTLEPGTDFCYKVDAPYAPETEGGILWNDPDLDCRWPVAEPVLSDKDLLHGRLRDFETPFVFGQE; from the coding sequence GTGCGGGTCGTTCCCACCGAGTTCCCTGGGCTGTTGCTCATTGAGCCCCGCGTCTTCCGCGACGCGCGGGGATTCTTTCTCGAAACCTGGAGCCGCGAGGCTTTCCGCGCCGCCGGTCTGGACGTGGATTTCGTCCAGGACAATCACGGCCACTCCGGCGTGGCCGGGGTGCTGCGCGGCTTTCATTTTCAGCGGCCGCCCAAGGCCCAGGCCAAGCTCGTCTGGGTCGCGCGCGGCGCGGTTCTCGATCTGGCCCTGGATTTGCGGCGCGGCTCGCCCACCTACGGCCGGGTCTTCCGCCAGGAACTCAGCTCCAGGAACCACCTGCGGCTGTTCCTGCCCCGGGGCTTCGCGCATGCCTACCTGACCCTCGAACCGGGCACCGACTTCTGCTACAAGGTGGACGCCCCCTATGCCCCGGAGACGGAGGGGGGAATCCTCTGGAACGATCCCGACCTGGACTGCCGCTGGCCCGTGGCCGAGCCCGTGCTCTCGGACAAGGACCTCCTGCACGGCCGGTTGCGGGACTTCGAGACGCCTTTCGTCTTCGGGCAGGAGTGA
- a CDS encoding CvpA family protein — protein MNFLDVTIVAILILAAIRGLAKGFVREAISLGSLGIATLAASRYHGVLAPHLAVYMKNGATIAATSYLLTFLATLVGCWFLALFLRNLLKVTLLGWLDHTAGAVLGFAEGCLISLVMLLLLNTFLPGMDTVRRSLLAPRADPALRALADMAPNTWRKTLEDRGITLPKQPPSLRDILEKNGMPVQDAAGTP, from the coding sequence ATGAACTTTCTGGACGTGACCATCGTCGCCATCCTCATCCTGGCGGCCATCCGAGGGCTGGCCAAGGGATTCGTACGCGAGGCGATCTCCCTGGGCTCCCTGGGGATCGCCACCCTCGCGGCGTCGCGCTACCACGGCGTCCTGGCCCCGCATCTGGCCGTGTACATGAAAAACGGGGCCACCATCGCGGCCACCAGCTATCTCCTGACCTTCCTGGCCACGCTCGTGGGCTGCTGGTTCCTGGCGCTGTTCCTGCGCAACCTGCTCAAGGTCACCCTGCTCGGCTGGCTGGACCACACCGCCGGGGCCGTCCTGGGCTTCGCCGAAGGCTGCCTGATCAGCCTGGTGATGCTCCTGCTCCTGAACACCTTTCTGCCGGGCATGGACACCGTGCGCCGCTCCCTGCTGGCGCCCCGCGCCGACCCGGCCCTGCGCGCGCTGGCCGACATGGCCCCGAACACCTGGCGCAAGACCCTGGAGGACCGCGGCATCACCCTGCCCAAGCAGCCGCCGTCCCTGCGCGACATCCTGGAAAAGAACGGCATGCCCGTACAGGATGCGGCCGGCACGCCCTGA
- the mazG gene encoding nucleoside triphosphate pyrophosphohydrolase — translation MSAEQSLARLLNVIDRLLGPDGCPWDREQTPESLCDYVIEESYELIEAIRADQPDDAREELGDVLFLLAFIAVLFERRGDFSLADVIENNAAKMIRRHPHVFADASFENQKELLQNWERIKREEKNGDDGKPARVFASLPKGLPPLLRAYRIQAKAARLGFTWEKDGQVEEQLRSEWEELREAQALGDKAAIEEEFGDYLFTLVEYGRRMGIKANAALDAANRKFLRRFECMEDLAEDAGQDVPSLDLAALNALWDRAKAGDDPSGKAS, via the coding sequence GTGAGCGCGGAACAGTCCCTGGCCCGCCTGTTGAACGTCATCGACCGGCTTCTCGGCCCCGACGGCTGCCCCTGGGACAGGGAGCAGACCCCGGAAAGCCTGTGCGACTATGTAATCGAGGAATCCTATGAGCTCATCGAGGCCATCCGCGCGGACCAGCCGGACGACGCCCGCGAGGAGCTGGGGGACGTGCTCTTCCTGCTGGCCTTCATCGCCGTGCTCTTCGAACGGCGCGGCGACTTCAGCCTGGCGGACGTCATTGAGAACAACGCGGCCAAGATGATCCGCCGCCATCCCCACGTGTTCGCCGATGCCTCCTTCGAAAACCAGAAGGAGCTGCTCCAGAACTGGGAACGCATCAAGCGCGAGGAGAAGAACGGGGACGACGGCAAACCCGCGCGCGTCTTCGCCTCCCTGCCCAAGGGCCTGCCCCCGCTCCTGCGCGCCTACCGCATCCAGGCCAAGGCCGCCCGCCTGGGCTTCACCTGGGAAAAGGACGGACAGGTGGAGGAGCAGCTGCGCTCGGAATGGGAGGAGCTGCGCGAGGCCCAGGCCCTGGGGGACAAGGCCGCCATCGAGGAGGAGTTCGGCGACTACCTCTTCACCCTGGTGGAATACGGACGACGCATGGGCATCAAGGCCAACGCCGCCCTGGACGCGGCCAACCGCAAGTTCCTGAGGCGTTTCGAATGCATGGAGGACCTGGCCGAGGACGCGGGCCAGGACGTGCCGTCACTGGACCTCGCGGCCCTGAACGCGCTCTGGGACCGGGCCAAAGCCGGGGACGACCCGTCGGGCAAGGCCTCCTGA
- a CDS encoding rubrerythrin family protein, whose product MSQTDSNLKQAFAGESQANRKYLAFAQQADKEGYPQVAKLFRAAAEAETVHAHAHLRALGAVGNTAANLKEAVGGETYEFETMYPPMIEAAVAEGNKAAERSFRYALDAERVHAELYAKALKNMEAKEDVGYLICTVCGYIAENEAPAKCPVCGAAAKAFRAID is encoded by the coding sequence ATGTCACAGACCGATTCCAATCTGAAGCAGGCGTTCGCCGGTGAGTCCCAGGCCAACCGCAAATATCTCGCCTTCGCCCAGCAGGCCGACAAGGAAGGCTATCCCCAGGTGGCCAAGCTGTTCCGGGCCGCGGCCGAGGCCGAGACCGTCCACGCCCATGCCCACCTTCGCGCCCTGGGCGCCGTGGGGAACACCGCGGCGAACCTGAAGGAGGCCGTGGGAGGCGAGACCTACGAGTTCGAGACCATGTATCCGCCCATGATCGAGGCCGCCGTGGCGGAGGGCAACAAGGCCGCCGAACGCAGCTTCCGCTACGCCCTGGACGCGGAGCGGGTGCACGCCGAACTGTACGCCAAGGCGCTGAAGAACATGGAGGCCAAGGAAGATGTGGGTTATCTGATCTGCACCGTCTGCGGCTACATCGCGGAGAACGAGGCCCCGGCCAAGTGTCCGGTCTGCGGGGCCGCCGCCAAGGCGTTCCGCGCCATCGACTGA
- a CDS encoding rubredoxin, which produces MDRYVCLRCGYIYDPAKGDPVGGLAAGTDFSQVGPDWKCPRCGAPERHFARKEEDE; this is translated from the coding sequence ATGGATCGCTATGTCTGCCTCAGGTGCGGCTACATCTATGACCCGGCCAAGGGCGATCCGGTGGGCGGGCTCGCGGCCGGCACGGATTTCTCCCAGGTCGGGCCGGACTGGAAGTGCCCCCGTTGCGGCGCGCCGGAGCGCCACTTCGCCCGCAAGGAAGAGGACGAGTAG